In Centropristis striata isolate RG_2023a ecotype Rhode Island chromosome 1, C.striata_1.0, whole genome shotgun sequence, one DNA window encodes the following:
- the atg4da gene encoding cysteine protease atg4da, protein MNSVSPSAVQYVGGMMQDELVENRRQQPLERQGSFGLRPPQNADPGREATGEPDEMDKLKAKLMSAWNSVKYGWTVKSKTSFNKISPVTILGNSYLLNSEDEVERFRLAFVSRIWLTYRREFPQLEGSTWTTDCGWGCMLRSGQMLLAQGLLVHLMPRDWAWPDAQQLTDVDLEVFRPRSPARAGGVPIPSFGSPRGSNTPEKSLTSDQAPKCSQKKRPEVVRDRQVEPIHHKLVMWFGDQPPTPFGLHQLVEISKSSGKKAGDWYGPSIVAHILRKAVAKTSVLHNLVVYVAQDCTVYKEDVANLCDLSLSQTPPDQSSQAWKSVIILVPVRLGGEALNPSYIECVKNLLKLDCCIGIIGGKPKHSLYFIGFQDEQLLYLDPHYCQPVVDVSQVNFSLESFHCSSPKKMPFNRMDPSCTIGFYAKNKKDFESLCSAVSGALSSSKEKYPIFTFVEGRGQDYGLEGHSSNNSGPAAHILPPGKLGRSNNRRNSDEFVFL, encoded by the exons ATGAACTCGGTTTCCCCCAGCGCAGTACAGTACGTAGGGGGCATGATGCAGGATGAGCTGGTGGAGAACCGGAGGCAGCAGCCTCTGGAGCGGCAGGGCAGCTTTGGCCTCAGGCCGCCACAGAATGCTGATCCTGGCAGAGAGGCAACCGGAGAGCCTGACGAGATGGACAAACTGAAAGCCAAACTGATGTCAGCATGGAACAGCGTCAAATATG GTTGGACTGTTAAGTCTAAAACCTCTTTCAACAAAATATCGCCAGTCACCATCCTGGGAAACTCTTATCTACTCAACAGTGAAG ATGAGGTTGAGCGATTTCGTCTGGCTTTTGTGTCGAGGATTTGGCTGACCTACAGACGGGAGTTCCCTCAGCTAGAGGGCTCCACCTGGACCACAGACTGTGGCTGGGGCTGTATGCTGCGCAGTGGACAGATGCTGCTGGCACAGGGGCTCCTGGTCCATTTGATGCCCAGAG atTGGGCTTGGCCAGATGCTCAGCAGCTAACCGATGTGGACTTAGAGGTGTTCAGACCGCGGTCCCCAGCCCGGGCTGGAGGAGTCCCCATCCCCTCCTTTGGCTCTCCACGAGGATCCAACACCCCCGAAAAGTCCCTGACGAGTGATCAAGCACCCAAATGCAGCCAGAAGAAGAGACCCGAGGTTGTAAGGGACAGGCAGGTGGAGCCTATCCACCACAAGCTGGTCATGTGGTTCGGGGATCAGCCCCCAACACCCTTTGGGCTTCACCAGCTGGTGGAAATCAGCAAAAGTTCAGGGAAGAAGGCTGGAGACTGGTACGGTCCCTCCATAGTGGCACACATATTACG gaaagcGGTAGCCAAAACCTCCGTGCTCCACAACCTGGTTGTATATGTGGCCCAAGATTGTACAG TGTACAAAGAGGACGTGGCAAATCTATGTGACCTGTCACTAAGCCAGACTCCCCCCGATCAGTCCAGTCAAGCCTGGAAGTCTGTCATCATACTGGTGCCTGTACGACTGGGAGGAGAGGCCCTCAACCCGTCCTACATCGAATGTGTCAAG AACCTCCTAAAGCTGGATTGTTGTATCGGAATCATTGGAGGCAAGCCAAAGCATTCACTTTACTTCATTGGCTTCCAAG ACGAGCAGCTGCTGTATCTTGACCCTCACTACTGCCAGCCTGTGGTGGATGTCTCACAAGTTAACTTCTCACTGGAG TCATTCCACTGTAGCTCTCCCAAGAAGATGCCCTTTAACCGCATGGATCCCAGCTGTACCATCGGCTTTTATGCCAAAAACAAGAAGGACTTTGAGTCTCTGTGTTCTGCTGTTAGTGGG GCCCTGTCATCATCGAAGGAGAAGTACCCAATCTTTACTTTCGTGGAGGGCCGGGGTCAGGACTATGGTCTTGAGGGTCACAGCAGCAATAACAGCGGACCTGCGGCCCACATTCTGCCCCCCGGCAAACTGGGCCGGAGTAACAACAGAAGAAACAGTGATGAGTTTGTCTTCCTGTAA